The proteins below come from a single Xenopus tropicalis strain Nigerian chromosome 9, UCB_Xtro_10.0, whole genome shotgun sequence genomic window:
- the neurod1 gene encoding neurogenic differentiation factor 1: MTKSYRENGLIMAETPGSRGWVDECLSSQDEHDLEKKEGELDSLMKEDDEDSLNHHNGEENEEEDEVDDEEEEDDDDEDDEDDDDQKPKRRGPKKKKMTKARVERFKVRRMKANARERNRMHGLNAALDNLRKVVPCYSKTQKLSKIETLRLAKNYIWALSEILRSGKSPDLVSFVQTLCKGLSQPTTNLVAGCLQLNPRTFLPEQSQDIPSHMQASSASFPLHPFPYQSPGLPSPPYGTMDSSHVFHVKPHSYGSALEPFFDSTVTDCTSPSFDGPLSPPLSVNGNFTFKHEPSAEYDKNYAFTMHYPAATMAAAAQGHGSLFSTGAPRCEIPIDSMMSYEGHSHHERVMSAQLNAIFHD; the protein is encoded by the coding sequence ATGACCAAATCCTATAGAGAGAATGGGCTGATTATGGCCGAGACTCCAGGCTCCAGAGGATGGGTGGATGAATGTCTGAGCTCTCAGGATGAACACGATCTAGAGAAAAAGGAGGGAGAGTTGGACAGTCTCATGAAAGAAGATGATGAGGATTCGCTGAATCATCACAATGGAGAGGAGAACGAGGAAGAGGATGAAGTGGACGATGAAGAGGAGGAGGACGACGACGATGAAGATGATGAGGATGACGATGACCAAAAACCCAAAAGACGAGGaccgaaaaagaaaaaaatgacgaAAGCCCGGGTGGAGCGATTTAAAGTCAGACGCATGAAAGCAAACGCCAGAGAGAGGAATCGCATGCACGGACTCAACGCCGCGCTGGACAATCTGCGCAAAGTCGTGCCCTGCTACTCCAAAACCCAAAAGTTGTCAAAGATCGAAACTCTGCGCCTGGCTAAGAACTACATTTGGGCTCTCTCCGAGATTCTACGGTCCGGCAAAAGCCCCGACTTGGTGTCCTTTGTGCAAACGCTCTGCAAAGGTTTGTCGCAGCCCACAACTAATCTAGTAGCTGGGTGCCTACAGCTGAACCCCAGAACTTTCCTTCCTGAGCAGAGCCAGGATATCCCATCACATATGCAAGCAAGCAGCGCTTCCTTCCCCCTGCACCCATTCCCCTACCAGTCCCCGGGTCTTCCTAGCCCTCCCTATGGTACCATGGACAGCTCCCATGTATTCCACGTTAAGCCGCACTCCTATGGCTCAGCCCTGGAGCCCTTCTTTGACAGCACCGTAACTGACTGTACCAGCCCATCATTTGATGGCCCCCTTAGCCCACCCCTTAGTGTTAATGGGAACTTTACTTTTAAACATGAGCCTTCTGCGGAGTACGATAAAAACTACGCGTTCACTATGCACTATCCTGCGGCCACTATGGCAGCAGCAGCCCAGGGCCACGGATCATTGTTCTCCACTGGGGCTCCGCGCTGTGAAATCCCAATAGACAGCATGATGTCCTATGAGGGTCACTCCCACCACGAAAGAGTAATGAGTGCCCAGCTTAATGCCATCTTTCACGATTAA